Genomic segment of Panthera leo isolate Ple1 chromosome B2, P.leo_Ple1_pat1.1, whole genome shotgun sequence:
GTCTAGCCTTTGGGATCTCCTGATCCTTGTTATGTTCTGGAATCTGGGAGAGAAGCCCGGGTAGGAAGCTGCAGGTCTAAGGGAGGAACACACTTTGGTCCTGACTGTGGTGGAGGGTGAATGACTCAGCAAACGCAGACTCAGATCTCCAAACATGTTCTCAGATGGAGAACAAGGCCTTGAGAGGGAAGGTCATGGTTCATAAGGTGGCTGCCAGGGTCAAAGGGAACTGCTGATGGGTTATTTCAGGGATGGGCTCAACCTGAGTCCCTGCTGGGGAGAGTGGATTCCTGTCTGTCCTTGAGAGAAAAGCTCCCTCTAGGTGAGTCACTCTCTAGCAGGAATATGAACAAGGAGGCAGATGTCCCTCTTCCCACCCGGGGAGGAGAGCTGTTCTGAAACGGAGTCCAAAATTTTCCCTTCCTTGTGGGAAGCCAGCCCCGGTGAAGGGGAGATCGGGGAGGCCCCGCGGCCCCTGTACCTGCACGCAGCAGCgtctccttccccatctccaggTACCTGCGGAGCCCCGCCAAGCACGTGTCCTCCAGGTACTTCCTATAGCGCGCCGCCTCACCGGCCACCTCCCACTTGCGGCGTGTGATCTGCGCCGCGGTGTCCGCCGCAGTCCAGGAGCGCAGGTCCTCGTTCAAGGCGATGTAATCCGCGCCGTCGTAGGCCAACTGACTGTACCCGCGGAGGAGGCGTCCGTCAGGCCCGATGTCACAGCCATGCATTCTCTGGATGCTGTGTGACCctgtccccgccccgcccccagagcAGCAGTGATTAAGGTGAAAGCGAAAGCTAAACCCCCTAAAAGCTCCCGCGGGCTCTTCCCCGGTCGGGGGACTTGGGAGTCTCGCGGCTTCGAGGCTGCGCTCAGACACCGAGACTCGGGGCGACCCCGGCCCGTCCGTGGGGATGGGGTCGTGCCCTGGACCCGGGCCCGCGTCGCTCACCGGACTCGCTCTGGTTGTAGTAGCGGAGGGCGGTCTGCAGGTTCGGTCGGGCAATCTCTGCGTGCACCTTGGCGATCCGCGTCTCCCGGTCCCAATACTCTGGCCCCACCTGCTCCATCCATGGCGCCCGCGGCTCCATCCTCGGATTTGGGGCGTCGGTGTCGAACCGCACGAACTGCGTGTCGTCCACGTAGCCCACGGCGATGAAGCGGGGTTCCCCGAGGCCGGGCCGGGACATCGCGGTGTGGAAATACCTCAAGGAGTGGGAGCCTGCGGGCGCGGAGGGGCTGAGACCCCGCCCGACCCTCCTCCCCGCGAGGGGCCCGGGTCCCAGGGGGAGTCGgccgggagggcagggggaggaggaccAGAGTAGGGGAGAGCAGGACGGAGTCCGGGAGGGACCGGGGAGGGGAGCCCGGGGGGAGGCCCGGGTGGAGGTCTGGGTCCGGGCGGTGGACAGTCGGCTTCCCCGGGGGTTCCGCTTCCCCGCCGGGCGGTTTCTTCGCTCCTGCCCCTCAGAGTCCCTTTCCTCCCGAACCCGTACTCACCTGCCCAGGTCTGGGTCACGGCCAGGGCCCCCGACAGCAGCAGGAGGAGCGTTCGGGGCATAACAACCCGCATCCTCGGGGTCTGGGGAGAATGTGAGTCGCAGCTGGAACCGGAGGCGAGCGCAGAGACTACACCCCGGAACCGCGGTGCACTGGATTGGCTTCTTGGTAAACCCATCGCCAATGGGAGTACAAACCGAGGCCGCATCATCAGTATCCAGGCAAAAAGACCTGACACACGTTGTGGCAGGGAGGTGAAACCAGGGCAGATGGGAACTCCCCAACACTGGGCTTCCCAGAACGCGACACCGCCTTGGGGCCTGAGACCCTGAGAGGCAGGCCCAGGGACCTGGGGCTTTGCCCCTAGCCCTCACCTACTGCACAGAGGGCTCCTTGTCACGCTGTCTCCCTGAGTCGTGGCCCAGGAGCTGTGTGAGTCATTGATTCTCCAATAGTTTGTTCTCAGGATATCTACACAGTCTTACAGATTAGCGAGGATCCCAGGGATAAGTTTGTGTCTGTGGGCTATACCTATCAATATTTACCATAGTAGGAATAAAAcaggtttaaatatttttaaattcatttgcaatcatatgaaaactgaaatatggtttttattaaaaataacaattttcccaaataaaagggGCAGTGAGAACactggttttgtttcattttccacttTGCAAGtctctttcttgtctgtctcGTTAGTAGACCACTAGATGTTAAGATTTGCTTCTGCATCTGttgtgttgttttggttgaagtatatgaaaaaaatttacatccttGACCATAGGAGAATAGTATGTATCATAaccttttcagataattatggATGTTCATCTTTGATATTATATTAAAACTACACAAGTTGTACCTCCTCTGAGGTTATTTGCAAACTGGATCTTGAAACAGCATCATTGACTGTCTCCTGTGTTACATTCAATCCATAGGCCCATCTACATATGGAATGGATGCTGTACTAATGCATGATTGTTGCATTAGTGGCTCATGTCCCACAGGAGAATAATATGGCCCAGTGGTGGCATCAGCCAGCTTCTAACCACACTGAGGCCCAGCTGTCATTGTCAGATCAGTTCCTGATGTGCGGgctgctgtttcttctgtcttcaattccatattttaaaatagctatattttaaaaataattggtgtttttgggagcctgggtggctcagttggttaagtgtctgactcttgatctcatggtttatgagatggagccctgtgtcaggctctgcattgacagggtggagtctgcttgggattctctctgtctctgcctctcccctgctcatactcactctatccttctctgtctcattataaataaataaacttaaaaaaaattttaatatatatattttttaaggtttatttatttttgagacagagagagacagagcatgaacggaggagggtcagagagagagggagacacagaatccgaaacaggctccaggctctgagctgtcagcacagagcccgatgtggggctcgaactcacggactgcgagatcatgacctgagctgaagtcggacgcttaactgactgagccacccaggtgccccaataaataaataaacttttaaaaccatCTGGAAGgacttttaaattcttaaatattccAATATACATTGGCCCTGTTAGGGttcttaagtgtttatttcttcttgtatcaCTCCCTGAGGAGAAGCATTCTCTCAGCTTATCGATTGTGTAACTTATTCACACTAAACCTAGATTTAGGGTAGGTCTTAGGTTTAATGTTTTATAAGGAGGAATATTGGTCATGGTCATTCCAGACCCTACTTccaatatttatccttttgtcaTGGAGTACCTCATTCATGTCTCCTAACATGTCTGCCAAATTTGGTTACTGTTCTCTGTATCTCCTCAGAGGCCCATCTACTCAGGAAAATCAGaaccagaggagagaaaagaaaggtaagtTATACTGAGAGCAAAAAAGAAGGAATCATGTAGTGAGGAATAAGAGGGAATTAGTGGGATTCGTGTAGAGGGTGTATTTCCTGATCTCCCACTCTGgcacattgtctctctcttctacacacacacacccgtggGCCCACATCCCCCTACTCTCCACACACAGGCAGAGATTTTTGTAAAGTCTGTGCAGTGTTACATGGCCCTGGCCCAGCTCCTGGTGGAGCAGAACTTCCCAGCCATTGCCATCCACTGTGGGACATCCTGGGAAGAGAGGTGAGTCAGAGATGGAAAGATGTTTTGTGTCCTTGGGATGACATGAGACCCCCGAGAGAAAGGACTGtgaacatttttctaattttcattctgACAAAGATTTCTTGGTGTCCATAGTTTAAAGACCTTTCATGATGAATTCTTGTGGCCACCAACCTATTTGGTCGAGGTATGGACATTGAGCAGGTAAACACTGCCATCAACTGCCACCTGCCTGAGGAATCCCACACCTACCTGGATCAGGTAAGCTGCACACCCCCACAGGCATCCCAgtgtcccctcccagcccctgattTCCTATGTCTTCGTACATTACATCCTCGTCCCTCCTTTTGGGTGTCTTCCTACTTTGGGGTCTTCCAGTGCtaccctctgtctccttccaggAGGCCTGAGCAGGCCAGTTCGCCCAAGGGCTTGGCCATCACATTCGTGTCAAGTGAAAACAATGCCAAGATCCTCAGTGAGGTACAGGGTCACATTGAGGTCAGTCGTAGTGAGCTGCCTGATGAGATGGACATTTCCTCCTCCCGTGAGTATTGATCTCATGAAACTGGTTCCTCCAAGTCTTCAGAGTCTCCTCATTCCTCAGTGACTTTGTCTTGAAACAAAGTGCAGGCAGTGGTGCCTGATGCCTAATGGGTGCCTGACAAGTTTATGCCCTGATCTTGATGCCATGTTgggatgttttgtttatttctatgtgGGATCTCTTTCCTCTCTcgtccaattttcttttttgcaccTCAGTCTTTCCCCTGACCCCACACCCCACATGAACATCTGCATGTATAGGGGTCTGTGTTTCTGCCGGTCTAACTTAGCCTTTCCATGCCTTATTGTAACTGTGCATCTGTTCTCTGCAGTTGCAGCCATGGGAGAGGATGCACCCATTCGAAGAGCCTGATGGAGGTCTCacacccacgaaccatgagatcatgcatgacctgagctgaaatcaagagtcggatgcccacccgactgacccacccaggcactcctagagtTTATTCTtcctaattaatttctttttaaagatattttaaatttgaatatagttgacacacaagattacattagttttgggtgtacaacccAGTGACTCAGCttctgtatacattttctttttttgagagagaggcagccagagcagggaagagaggtagagggagagagagagagagacagagagagagagagagagagagagagaatctcaagccggtTCAGTCccgtggggcttgattccatgacctgggatcatgactggagaaactacagagccacccaggggcccttcacTTTCTGTCTACACCATGCTGTGCTCACCagagtgtagctgccatctgtcaccatacaatgatGTTATAGTCTCACTGAcgatattccctgtgctgtgccttttattcctatgaTCTGTTCCCTTCCATaactggagcctgtgtctcccactcccctcaccCACTGTGCCCATCCTCCcaaccccttccctctggcagtcatcagtttgttctctgtatttataggtctgattctgctgtttgtttctttactcatttgttttgtttttttttagattacacatatgagtgaaatcatatggtacttgtctatCTCAgtctgattcatttcacttagcagacATACTGCCCTGtttgtccatccatgttgtcacaagtggcagtacatatttatatgtatgtgtacataccacacatcttccttatccatttgtctatggGTGGACACAGGTTCTATCAGTAtggcttctgaaaaaaaaaaaaaccctcacactCTTAACATCATCTGGGATGAGGGCGCCCCCTGGTGTCTGGGTCCCTGTCCAGGTGCTGGAGCTGAAGGAGACCCTAGGGAGGGCTTGgctgaggaggagaaaggcagCTGGGTCTTCTCTCCTTAGTCCTGTGGCCTCACGTGGGGTGGAAGGTAAGGGGacaccccctccctcaccccactgcTCTGCTCTCAGGTGGATTCTGACTGAGAAGCCTGAGTGGGGTCTGGACTGTAAGTCAGGTGGAGATGTCTGAGCAGAAGCCTGGGCGTcagtgggaagaggaagaagcttCTGAGCAGCCCTGGACTCCACAGGGGTCAGGCTCAGGGGTGAGGCAGGATTGCAGGAGAAGAGAGCTCAGGAGCCGGTGCCATTGCTGAGGTTTCTGTGTCCCTGTgcacctcctcctccagccccttgATGGAAATAACAGGGAAAATGTCTCAGACCTTCCTTTGCTTGTgtactctctgtctttcaaataaataaactaaaaaaaaaaaaaaaagaattggtgttttcattttctttgagtacaTACTCAagagtgcaattactggattatatgacAAGTCACTATGTTGTAAACCTGAAAGGAATGGAAGAGTGTGTGTAAGCTGCActcaaataataagaaaagaaaaaagaaaaagataattataaatattagagaacaatttggaaaggaagacacaaaatgtCACACACTATATTGAtaataagtaaatacaaacaaaaatgagaatgtggaataaaaaatgggaataaaccTTGGTATCTTCAACTTGGCAAAGATGAAAGTAGGTTAGTTATGAGAGTGTCCAGCAGAGGGTGGGGAAAATATACCATCATAAAGAGCAATGGGAGTGAATACTAGTTTAAATTTTCTAAAGAGTTCTTCTGAAATGTGTCTCCACAATTTAAATATGCTTATACTATGACATGGACATTCTCTTTGAGggctttatccttttttaaaaaaatgtttatttattctgagaaaaggtgagagagagtggatgcagaagtagggagaggggcagagaaagaggagaaagagaatcccaagcagccccacaccaggctggaCCTCAGGAATccagagatcacgacctgagctgaaatcaagagtctgatgtttaacagagtgagctacccaggtgcccctcctttagGAGTTTATCATAAGGAGATAATCATATATGTTGTCAAAAGTATATTCTCctgggagtgcctggatggctcagttggttaagtgtccagtcctagctcaggtcatgatctcacggttggtgagttcgagccccgcatgggctctgtgctgagagtcagagcctggagcatacattggattctgtgtctccctctctctgtctctctctatcctgCTCCTGCTCGTTctctatctctttgtctctctcactctctccctccctctaaaaaataaataaacattaaaaaatttttcaaaatatatttcagggATGTTTCTTGAATTGTGgtttataaaaacagagaaaggaacttATCTAAGTCTTATAGTCAATATGATAATGGGAAGTATAAATAGTAGAATATCACCATGTGATGTACACAGAAGATAA
This window contains:
- the LOC122219671 gene encoding class I histocompatibility antigen, Gogo-B*0101 alpha chain-like isoform X1; protein product: MRVVMPRTLLLLLSGALAVTQTWAGSHSLRYFHTAMSRPGLGEPRFIAVGYVDDTQFVRFDTDAPNPRMEPRAPWMEQVGPEYWDRETRIAKVHAEIARPNLQTALRYYNQSESGSHSIQRMHGCDIGPDGRLLRGYSQLAYDGADYIALNEDLRSWTAADTAAQITRRKWEVAGEAARYRKYLEDTCLAGLRRYLEMGKETLLRAESPNTHVTRHRISDHEVTLRCWALGFYPAEITLTWQRDGEDHTQDTELVETRPGGDGTFQKWAAVVLPSGEEQRYTCHVQHEGLPKPITLRWEPSSQPSIPILGIMAGVAVLVVTVVVGAVIWRKKFSAEKGPSYSHAARNDSTQGSDSSLMAPKV
- the LOC122219671 gene encoding class I histocompatibility antigen, Gogo-B*0101 alpha chain-like isoform X2, which gives rise to MRVVMPRTLLLLLSGALAVTQTWAGSHSLRYFHTAMSRPGLGEPRFIAVGYVDDTQFVRFDTDAPNPRMEPRAPWMEQVGPEYWDRETRIAKVHAEIARPNLQTALRYYNQSESGSHSIQRMHGCDIGPDGRLLRGYSQLAYDGADYIALNEDLRSWTAADTAAQITRRKWEVAGEAARYRKYLEDTCLAGLRRYLEMGKETLLRAESPNTHVTRHRISDHEVTLRCWALGFYPAEITLTWQRDGEDHTQDTELVETRPGGDGTFQKWAAVVLPSGEEQRYTCHVQHEGLPKPITLRWEPSSQPSIPILGIMAGVAVLVVTVVVGAVIWRKKFSEKGPSYSHAARNDSTQGSDSSLMAPKV